In Gimesia benthica, a single window of DNA contains:
- a CDS encoding pyridoxal phosphate-dependent aminotransferase has protein sequence MSEEWIADRMHLIDASGIRKVFDLAANMKNPINLSIGQPHFDTPDEIKDALCQAVRDGKNAYSQTQGIAPLIEKIQSRVDEMYHHEDRQVFISSGTSGALMLVLNALVNPGDEVIVFDPYFVMYTHLTRVVGGKPVFVETYPDFKIDVEKVRAAITDKTKLILFNSPSNPTGHVASEEEVRALAELAAEKNIALVSDEIYRSFCYDDPFVSPAAYNEKVIVIDGMSKSHSMTGHRLGFVHGPKAVTQQMIKLQQYTFVCAPHPVQWAGLAALDYDISGRVEEYKEKRDLMRDLLSDRFEIAGAQGAFYMFVKAPWGTGTEFCTEAIKNNLLIIPGNVFSNQDTHFRISYAQENPVLEAGAEILNRLADRKG, from the coding sequence ATGAGTGAAGAATGGATAGCCGACCGGATGCACCTGATTGACGCCTCCGGAATTCGCAAGGTGTTTGACCTGGCGGCGAACATGAAAAATCCGATCAACCTGAGCATCGGGCAGCCCCACTTTGATACTCCCGATGAGATCAAAGACGCGCTCTGTCAGGCAGTCCGGGATGGGAAAAACGCTTACAGCCAGACACAGGGGATCGCCCCGCTGATCGAAAAGATCCAGTCGCGGGTAGACGAGATGTATCATCACGAGGATCGCCAGGTCTTTATTTCCAGTGGCACCAGCGGTGCATTGATGCTGGTGTTGAATGCCCTGGTCAACCCGGGTGATGAAGTCATTGTGTTCGATCCTTACTTCGTAATGTATACGCACCTGACCCGTGTGGTGGGGGGCAAACCTGTGTTTGTAGAGACTTACCCGGATTTCAAGATCGACGTGGAAAAAGTCCGGGCCGCGATCACCGACAAGACGAAGCTGATCCTGTTTAACAGTCCGAGCAATCCGACCGGCCACGTTGCCTCGGAAGAGGAAGTGCGAGCCCTGGCGGAACTGGCGGCGGAAAAAAACATCGCGCTGGTCAGCGACGAGATCTATCGTTCCTTCTGTTATGACGATCCGTTTGTGAGCCCGGCTGCTTATAACGAGAAGGTGATCGTAATCGACGGGATGAGTAAATCGCATTCGATGACCGGCCATCGGCTGGGCTTCGTGCATGGTCCCAAAGCCGTGACGCAGCAGATGATCAAACTGCAGCAGTACACGTTCGTCTGTGCCCCGCATCCGGTGCAGTGGGCTGGACTGGCGGCGCTGGACTACGATATCTCGGGACGCGTGGAAGAATACAAGGAAAAGCGTGATCTGATGCGGGATCTGCTCTCGGACCGGTTCGAAATCGCCGGTGCGCAGGGGGCGTTCTATATGTTCGTCAAAGCTCCATGGGGAACGGGGACCGAATTCTGCACCGAAGCGATCAAGAACAACCTGCTGATCATACCGGGCAATGTGTTCAGTAATCAGGATACGCATTTCCGAATCTCCTATGCCCAGGAAAATCCGGTTCTGGAGGCCGGGGCGGAAATTCTGAATCGGCTGGCAGACCGCAAGGGCTGA
- a CDS encoding SMP-30/gluconolactonase/LRE family protein, producing MKQLALALLSVLFVQITLSAEESVIDTSSPLETIATQFELADGPAWDGRGTLYFPDVKAGKLYRYQPRTGKVQVFLNDAGRISASFYDHGKLYLSDNGNSQISVLEGKQKKRINGQPNDVKPPRRPNDLVVDQTGGIYYTLTGSGEVIWISPEGKQSVAIKEIKTPNGITLSPDGQTLYVAAYVPKEIWAYDVTKPGEVKNGRLFAKMDDGPDKGADGMTIDRAGNVYCAGAADIWIWNPEGKLLGKIHTPTRPINCTFGDQDMRSLYITGFGGLYRQRMNAYGCMPEPEVSANSGNRPSTVVPDSVTPHLNVVYGQAGPRKLLADIFVPQTGKGPFPAVVVVHGGGWLNGDKTKFRALAIALAERGYVTMAVGYRLGHEAKFPAGIQDCNAAVRFLRAEAAKYHVNPQQIGAVGGSAGGHLVGLMAAAPHVKALQGDAGYADRSSQLQAAIVMAGPMMMASGSVAERSRKDPKKSNSNQWLGKTIDEAPELYELSDAYLHLSRQTPPLLFMTGEFDNPERNAPSREKLKTAGVPTGIKVYPKGKHGCWNQLPWFNDMVADMDQFFQQHLQQ from the coding sequence ATGAAACAGCTCGCCCTTGCCCTGCTCTCTGTACTTTTCGTGCAGATCACGCTCTCTGCTGAAGAATCTGTCATCGATACGTCGTCCCCGCTGGAGACGATCGCGACCCAATTCGAACTCGCCGATGGTCCCGCCTGGGATGGACGCGGCACTCTCTACTTCCCCGATGTTAAAGCAGGCAAGCTGTATCGCTATCAGCCCCGCACCGGTAAAGTCCAGGTCTTCCTGAACGACGCCGGCCGGATCAGCGCGAGCTTTTATGATCATGGCAAACTCTACCTCTCAGATAACGGCAACAGCCAGATCTCAGTTCTGGAAGGTAAACAGAAGAAACGCATCAATGGTCAGCCGAATGATGTCAAGCCGCCCCGTCGTCCGAACGATCTGGTCGTGGATCAAACCGGGGGCATCTACTACACTCTCACCGGCTCGGGGGAAGTCATCTGGATTTCACCGGAAGGCAAACAGTCGGTCGCCATCAAAGAGATCAAAACGCCCAACGGAATCACCCTCTCTCCCGATGGTCAGACACTCTATGTTGCTGCATACGTCCCCAAAGAGATCTGGGCTTACGATGTAACCAAACCAGGCGAAGTCAAAAACGGACGCCTGTTTGCCAAAATGGATGATGGCCCCGACAAGGGTGCCGACGGGATGACCATCGACCGTGCCGGGAACGTCTACTGTGCCGGTGCTGCAGACATCTGGATCTGGAATCCTGAGGGCAAACTGCTCGGAAAAATCCATACGCCCACCCGCCCCATCAACTGCACTTTCGGCGATCAGGACATGCGGTCGCTCTACATCACCGGCTTTGGGGGACTCTATCGTCAGCGCATGAACGCCTATGGCTGCATGCCCGAACCGGAAGTTTCAGCCAATAGCGGTAACCGCCCCTCCACAGTCGTACCAGATTCAGTCACGCCACACCTGAATGTGGTCTACGGTCAGGCCGGACCGCGCAAGCTGCTCGCAGATATTTTTGTACCCCAGACCGGTAAAGGTCCTTTCCCGGCAGTCGTTGTCGTGCACGGCGGTGGCTGGCTCAACGGAGATAAAACCAAGTTCCGTGCCCTGGCGATCGCCCTGGCCGAGCGGGGCTATGTCACGATGGCCGTCGGTTATCGACTGGGACATGAAGCAAAGTTCCCCGCTGGAATTCAGGACTGTAACGCTGCCGTCCGTTTTCTCAGAGCGGAGGCCGCTAAATACCATGTCAATCCTCAGCAGATCGGTGCCGTCGGCGGTTCCGCAGGCGGACATCTGGTCGGACTGATGGCAGCGGCACCACACGTCAAAGCGCTCCAGGGAGATGCCGGCTATGCTGACCGGTCTTCTCAATTACAGGCCGCCATCGTGATGGCAGGACCGATGATGATGGCCTCCGGTTCGGTCGCCGAACGTTCGCGCAAGGACCCAAAGAAATCCAATTCCAATCAGTGGCTGGGCAAAACGATTGATGAAGCACCCGAGCTTTACGAACTCAGCGATGCCTACCTGCATCTTTCCCGGCAGACACCACCACTGCTGTTTATGACCGGGGAATTTGACAACCCCGAACGCAACGCCCCCTCACGGGAAAAGCTCAAAACAGCCGGGGTACCTACGGGCATTAAGGTTTACCCCAAGGGTAAGCACGGCTGCTGGAACCAGCTTCCCTGGTTCAATGACATGGTCGCCGATATGGACCAGTTCTTCCAGCAGCATCTGCAGCAGTAA
- a CDS encoding formyltetrahydrofolate deformylase, whose translation MQVTITAVGPDNRGLADPIVHYVTGVGANIHEIQMYDHDSERLFAMLLRIDWPVDVEPIAVLRERIMQIGAQKGLTLRVWARDEHDRPPRIAICTTYRSEPAAAVLEAIKSGVIQAEPAVIIGNRDRCQSLAAEHGLDFHNIGDERGNPDYDQMVSLFDSYEVDYVLLARYMRVLPPGICWSFAGGRIINLHHGLLPSYPGFQPYEDAFSHHMLTFGATIHFIIPELDAGNQIIHQNAFTVAPGTSLKEIKRIGETEHEPECLVEGVRRVVDREVELHFHRVVGMAGKN comes from the coding sequence ATGCAAGTTACTATCACAGCCGTCGGGCCGGACAATCGCGGATTAGCAGATCCCATCGTGCACTATGTGACCGGTGTAGGGGCCAATATTCATGAGATCCAGATGTATGACCATGATTCAGAACGCCTGTTTGCCATGCTGCTGCGTATCGACTGGCCCGTTGATGTGGAGCCGATCGCGGTGCTCCGGGAACGGATTATGCAGATCGGTGCGCAGAAGGGGCTGACCTTACGCGTCTGGGCGCGTGATGAGCATGATCGTCCTCCCCGGATCGCGATCTGTACGACTTATCGCAGTGAGCCTGCTGCGGCGGTTCTGGAAGCGATCAAGTCTGGCGTCATCCAGGCAGAGCCGGCAGTGATCATCGGCAACCGGGATCGTTGCCAGTCGCTGGCGGCTGAGCATGGACTGGACTTTCATAACATCGGCGACGAGCGGGGGAACCCGGACTACGATCAGATGGTGTCGCTGTTCGATTCATACGAAGTTGACTACGTGCTCTTGGCCCGGTACATGCGGGTGCTGCCCCCCGGGATCTGCTGGAGTTTCGCCGGCGGCCGCATCATCAATCTGCACCACGGTCTGCTGCCGTCCTATCCCGGATTTCAGCCTTATGAAGATGCTTTCAGTCATCACATGCTGACCTTTGGGGCCACAATTCACTTCATCATTCCGGAACTGGACGCGGGCAATCAGATCATTCATCAGAACGCGTTTACGGTGGCACCGGGAACTTCGCTGAAAGAGATCAAGCGGATCGGGGAGACCGAACATGAGCCCGAGTGTTTGGTGGAAGGGGTCCGCCGGGTCGTGGATCGCGAGGTGGAACTGCACTTCCATCGCGTCGTGGGGATGGCTGGGAAAAACTGA
- a CDS encoding uracil-DNA glycosylase → MSKTKWNQLNRNITNCDLCDRLRTHCLKIAAEKRKAFLDWDYWGKPVPNFGDSQAELLIVGLAPAAHGANRTGRMFTGDRSGDWLYRALHKAGFATQPEAVSSDDGLELINCAITATCHCAPPANKPTREEIENCHPWLEQTVDMLPVKVFLALGQIGWKAVLDFKKRQDRLSGKRPAFGHGAAYQFPDGHWLVGSYHPSQQNTFTGRLTEPMFDDVFKLVKSKLKD, encoded by the coding sequence ATGTCAAAAACCAAGTGGAACCAGTTAAACCGGAATATCACCAATTGCGACCTCTGCGATCGTCTGCGGACCCATTGTCTGAAAATCGCGGCTGAAAAACGGAAAGCATTTCTCGACTGGGACTACTGGGGTAAACCGGTCCCCAATTTTGGTGATTCACAGGCCGAACTGCTGATTGTGGGCCTGGCCCCTGCGGCCCATGGTGCCAACCGGACCGGTCGCATGTTTACCGGCGATCGCAGTGGGGACTGGCTGTACCGCGCCCTGCATAAAGCAGGCTTTGCGACGCAACCCGAAGCGGTCAGCAGTGATGACGGACTGGAGCTGATCAACTGCGCGATCACCGCCACCTGTCACTGTGCGCCGCCCGCGAATAAACCGACGCGCGAAGAGATTGAAAACTGTCACCCCTGGCTGGAACAGACGGTCGACATGCTACCCGTCAAAGTCTTTCTCGCTCTGGGACAGATCGGCTGGAAAGCGGTCCTCGACTTCAAAAAACGCCAGGACAGACTGTCCGGCAAACGACCTGCCTTCGGGCACGGAGCCGCGTATCAGTTTCCCGATGGTCACTGGCTCGTCGGCAGTTATCATCCCAGCCAGCAGAATACATTTACCGGTCGACTGACAGAGCCGATGTTCGACGACGTTTTCAAACTGGTCAAATCAAAACTGAAAGACTGA
- a CDS encoding NUDIX hydrolase — protein sequence MSETDQTLIETRFLRLIKRGRWEFVQRANASGVVCLFPLTRDYRVILVEQFRPPVNSPVIEFPAGLAGDIAGQEDELLETAALRELEEETGYAAGRIISLGSTVSSAGLTDEAVHFFLALDLEQVAEGGGDESENITVHSVPFAEVEDWLKAAEARGCLLDARIYAGLYFLSKHVPTTS from the coding sequence ATGAGTGAGACCGACCAGACTTTGATCGAAACCCGTTTTTTGAGGTTGATCAAACGGGGACGCTGGGAATTTGTGCAACGTGCCAACGCGTCAGGAGTGGTCTGCCTGTTCCCGTTGACCCGGGATTACCGGGTGATTCTGGTCGAGCAGTTTCGTCCGCCTGTGAATTCCCCGGTGATTGAATTCCCGGCGGGACTGGCGGGGGATATCGCAGGTCAGGAAGACGAACTGCTGGAAACCGCGGCACTCCGGGAACTGGAAGAAGAGACCGGTTATGCAGCGGGGCGAATCATTTCACTCGGATCAACAGTCTCTTCGGCCGGCCTGACCGATGAAGCGGTTCATTTTTTCCTGGCCCTCGATCTGGAGCAGGTCGCGGAGGGGGGCGGCGATGAATCGGAGAATATCACCGTGCATTCTGTGCCGTTTGCGGAAGTCGAAGACTGGCTTAAAGCGGCCGAAGCACGCGGCTGTCTGCTCGATGCCCGAATTTACGCAGGTCTGTATTTTCTCTCCAAACATGTGCCGACGACTTCCTGA